A region from the Gavia stellata isolate bGavSte3 chromosome 2, bGavSte3.hap2, whole genome shotgun sequence genome encodes:
- the POU3F2 gene encoding POU domain, class 3, transcription factor 2, whose protein sequence is MATAASNHYSLLASGSPMVHAEPPGGMQPGGGYRDAGALVQADYALQSNGHPLSHAHQWIAALSHGGPGGGGGGGGGGGGEAPWSAGALGQPDIKPAVVQAGGRGDELPPPPPQHPPPGRAPHLVHHGGGGGHHAAAAAAAAAAAAWRAGGAAHLPPGMAAANGAQAGLLYSQPPGFTVNGMLGAAQPALHHHGLRDAHEEPPPGPPGPPHHGAEHPPPPHGPHPGAAGPAPAAAAAPPGPPPHHDPHSDEDTPTSDDLEQFAKQFKQRRIKLGFTQADVGLALGTLYGNVFSQTTICRFEALQLSFKNMCKLKPLLNKWLEEADSSSGSPTSIDKIAAQGRKRKKRTSIEVSVKGALESHFLKCPKPSAQEITSLADSLQLEKEVVRVWFCNRRQKEKRMTPPGGTLPGAEDVYGASRDTPPHHGVQTPVQ, encoded by the coding sequence ATGGCGACCGCAGCCTCCAACCACTACAGCCTGCTCGCCTCCGGCTCCCCCATGGTGCACGCCGAGCCGCCCGGCGGCATGCAGCCCGGCGGCGGCTACCGCGACGCCGGCGCCCTGGTGCAGGCGGACTACGCGCTGCAGAGCAACGGGCACCCGCTGAGCCACGCTCACCAGTGGATCGCGGCGCTGTCCCacggcggccccggcggcggcgggggcggcggcggcggcggcggcggcgaggcgcCCTGGTCGGCGGGCGCGCTGGGCCAGCCCGACATCAAGCCGGCGGTGGTGCaggcgggcgggcgcggcgacgagctgccgccgccgccgccgcagcacccgccgccggggcgggcgccgcaCCTGGTGCAccacggcggcggcggcgggcaccacgcggcggcggcggcggcggcggcggcggcggcggcgtggcgggcgggcggcgcggcgcacCTGCCGCCCGGCATGGCCGCGGCCAACGGCGCGCAGGCGGGGCTGCTCTACTCCCAGCCGCCCGGCTTCACCGTCAACGGCATGCTGGGCGCCGCGCAGCCGGCGCTGCACCACCACGGCCTGCGCGACGCCCAcgaggagccgccgccggggccgcccgggcCGCCGCACCACGGCGCCGAgcacccgccgccgccccacggcccccaccccggggcggccgggccggcgcccgccgccgccgccgcgccccccgggccgccgccgcaCCACGACCCGCACTCGGACGAGGACACGCCGACCTCGGACGACCTGGAGCAGTTCGCCAAGCAGTTCAAGCAGCGGCGCATCAAACTGGGATTTACCCAAGCGGACGTGGGGCTGGCGCTGGGCACCCTCTACGGCAACGTCTTCTCGCAGACCACCATCTGCCGCTTCGAGGCCCTGCAGCTCAGCTTCAAGAACATGTGCAAGCTGAAGCCTTTGTTGAACAAGTGGTTGGAGGAGGCGGACTCCTCCTCGGGCAGCCCCACCAGCATAGACAAGATCGCGGCGCAGGGCCGCAAGCGGAAAAAGCGCACCTCCATCGAGGTGAGCGTCAAGGGCGCGCTGGAGAGCCACTTCCTCAAGTGCCCCAAGCCCTCCGCCCAGGAGATCACCTCGCTCGCGGACAGCctacagctggagaaggaggtggTGAGAGTGTGGTTTTGTAacaggagacagaaagagaagcGCATGACTCCCCCGGGAGGGACGCTGCCGGGCGCCGAGGACGTGTACGGGGCCAGCAGGGACACGCCGCCGCACCACGGGGTGCAGACCCCCGTGCAGTGA